A single genomic interval of Stenotrophomonas sp. ZAC14D1_NAIMI4_1 harbors:
- a CDS encoding ligase-associated DNA damage response exonuclease: protein MAVNDDLVVLRPEGLYCAAGDFHIDPWRPVPRAVITHGHGDHARPGMGEYHCSPGSAPILRWRLGDVPLQVHAEGQPFTLGQVQVSLHPAGHVLGSSQVRIDDGRQVWVASGDYKRQPDPTCAPFEVVPCDTFITEATFALPIYRWPDTTEVAAEIVAWRRECGHRGEAAVLLCYSLGKAQRVLGELLALDDTPAWLHGAVANGVAVYREAGIPMLETLTVAEQGRQPDAAGKLIIAPPSAAGTPWLRRFGRHQLGFASGWMQLRGNRRRRNVDRGFVVSDHADWPALLQTIEQTGATRVIATHGNTDALIPFLRERGVAAEAFRTDFGSEE, encoded by the coding sequence ATGGCAGTCAACGACGATCTGGTAGTGCTTCGCCCCGAAGGGCTTTACTGCGCCGCGGGCGATTTCCACATCGACCCGTGGCGGCCGGTGCCGCGCGCGGTCATCACCCACGGCCATGGCGACCACGCGCGGCCCGGCATGGGCGAGTACCACTGCAGCCCGGGCAGTGCGCCGATCCTGCGCTGGCGGCTGGGCGACGTGCCGCTGCAGGTACACGCCGAAGGCCAGCCGTTCACCCTGGGCCAGGTGCAGGTCTCGCTGCATCCGGCCGGCCACGTGCTGGGTTCTTCGCAGGTACGCATCGACGATGGCCGCCAGGTCTGGGTCGCATCGGGCGACTACAAGCGCCAGCCCGACCCCACCTGTGCGCCGTTCGAAGTGGTGCCCTGCGATACGTTCATCACCGAAGCGACCTTCGCCCTGCCGATCTACCGCTGGCCCGATACCACCGAGGTAGCCGCCGAGATCGTGGCGTGGCGCCGCGAATGCGGGCATCGCGGGGAAGCCGCCGTGCTGCTCTGCTATTCGCTGGGCAAGGCGCAGCGGGTGCTGGGCGAACTGCTCGCGCTGGATGACACGCCCGCCTGGCTGCACGGTGCGGTTGCCAATGGCGTGGCGGTGTACCGCGAGGCGGGCATCCCCATGCTGGAAACACTGACGGTGGCCGAGCAGGGCCGCCAGCCGGATGCCGCCGGCAAACTGATCATCGCGCCGCCGTCGGCCGCCGGCACGCCCTGGCTGCGCCGCTTCGGCCGCCACCAGCTCGGTTTCGCCTCGGGCTGGATGCAGCTGCGCGGCAACCGCCGGCGGCGCAATGTAGATCGCGGTTTCGTGGTGTCCGACCACGCCGACTGGCCCGCCCTGCTGCAGACCATCGAACAGACCGGCGCGACCCGCGTGATCGCCACCCATGGCAACACCGATGCGCTGATTCCCTTCCTGCGCGAACGTGGCGTGGCCGCCGAGGCCTTCCGTACCGATTTCGGGAGCGAGGAATGA
- a CDS encoding thiolase family protein — protein sequence MSNIVIAAAKRTAIGSFLGQFNGVPTPTLGAAAIAAALEQSGVPASDVSEVLMGCVLPANLGQAPARQAAIAAGIPLSAGATTLNKVCGSGMKTIMLGHDLIKAGSAKVVVAGGMESMSNAPHMLPNSRTGNRFGNFQAVDHMAHDGLVNAYDGKAMGEFAECAVDKYQFTREEQDAYAIESVRRAQAAQANGAFAGEIVAVKVATRKGEVEFATDEQPGRSDIAKIPTLRPAFKKDGSVTAASSSSISDGAAAVVLLAEEDAAARGITPLARIVGHATHSQEPEWFTTAPIGAIHSLLQKTGWTLDQVDLFEINEAFAVVAMAPMRELGIPHAKINVNGGACALGHPIGASGARLVVTLVNALRTHGGKRGIATLCIGGGEATAIAIELI from the coding sequence ATGTCCAACATCGTCATCGCCGCCGCCAAGCGCACCGCCATCGGCTCCTTCCTCGGCCAGTTCAACGGCGTGCCCACCCCGACCCTCGGCGCGGCTGCCATCGCCGCCGCCCTTGAGCAGTCCGGGGTTCCGGCCAGCGACGTTTCCGAAGTCCTGATGGGCTGCGTGCTGCCGGCCAACCTCGGCCAGGCGCCGGCCCGCCAGGCCGCCATCGCTGCCGGCATCCCGCTGTCGGCCGGTGCCACCACGCTGAACAAGGTGTGCGGCTCGGGCATGAAGACCATCATGCTCGGCCATGACCTGATCAAGGCCGGTTCGGCCAAGGTGGTTGTGGCCGGCGGCATGGAGTCGATGTCCAACGCCCCGCACATGCTGCCCAATTCACGCACCGGCAACCGCTTCGGCAACTTCCAGGCGGTGGACCACATGGCCCACGATGGCCTGGTCAACGCCTACGACGGCAAGGCCATGGGTGAGTTCGCCGAATGCGCGGTGGACAAGTACCAGTTCACCCGCGAGGAACAGGACGCCTACGCGATCGAATCGGTGCGCCGTGCCCAGGCCGCACAGGCCAATGGCGCCTTCGCCGGCGAGATCGTCGCGGTGAAGGTCGCCACCCGCAAGGGTGAGGTCGAGTTCGCCACCGACGAGCAGCCGGGCCGTTCGGACATCGCCAAGATCCCGACCCTGCGCCCCGCATTCAAGAAGGACGGCAGCGTCACCGCCGCCAGCTCCTCCAGCATTTCCGACGGCGCCGCCGCCGTGGTCCTGCTGGCCGAGGAAGACGCCGCTGCGCGCGGCATCACCCCGCTGGCGCGCATCGTTGGCCATGCCACCCATTCGCAGGAACCGGAATGGTTCACCACCGCCCCGATCGGCGCGATCCACAGCCTGCTGCAGAAGACCGGCTGGACGCTCGACCAGGTGGACCTGTTCGAGATCAACGAAGCCTTCGCCGTTGTCGCCATGGCGCCGATGCGTGAACTGGGCATCCCGCATGCGAAGATCAACGTGAATGGCGGTGCCTGCGCACTGGGCCATCCGATCGGTGCCTCCGGTGCGCGTCTGGTGGTGACCCTGGTCAACGCCTTGCGCACGCACGGCGGCAAGCGCGGCATTGCCACGCTCTGCATCGGTGGCGGCGAAGCAACGGCTATCGCCATCGAATTGATCTGA
- a CDS encoding ATP-dependent DNA ligase produces the protein MKAFAALYQRLDRSTATLDKRAALVDYFAHANAHDAAWALYLLSGGKVGGARRKIAASGELRAWVSGESGLPPWLVEDSYAQVGDLAETLTLLLDDPAQRAPDRPLADWIEQHLLAVANQPEDVRRAAVVAGWRQLPARERLVFNKLLTGALRVGVSQRLVQQALAEWSGLDIARIAQRMLGEWVPSPGLLAQLLSPEELPLDRQQPYPFFLASPLEGEPGERLGAIEDWLLEWKWDGIRLQLLCRQGEVALWSRGEERLDGRFPEIEQAAAALPDGCVIDGELLAWDEADDAPRAFTALQTRIQRRKPGAATLRNTPVRVLAYDLLERDGQDLREQPLRQRRAQLAELIGALGDTRIQLSPDVHADDWTHAAQLREASRERGVEGLMLKRRDSIYQAGRRRGDWWKWKVEPLTIDAVLLYAQAGHGRRSTLYTDYTFGVWDGDTLVPVAKAYSGLDDKEILALDRWIRANTRERFGPVRSVRGEQVFELGFEAVNRSTRHKSGIAVRFPRILRWRHDKPASEADQLATLQALAR, from the coding sequence ATGAAGGCCTTCGCCGCGCTCTACCAGCGGCTGGACCGCAGCACGGCCACGCTGGACAAGCGTGCGGCGCTGGTCGACTACTTCGCCCACGCCAACGCGCACGATGCGGCCTGGGCGCTGTACCTGCTCAGTGGCGGCAAGGTCGGTGGCGCGCGCAGGAAGATCGCCGCCAGTGGCGAACTGCGCGCGTGGGTGAGCGGGGAATCGGGGCTGCCGCCATGGCTGGTCGAGGACAGCTACGCGCAGGTGGGCGACCTCGCCGAAACGCTGACCCTGCTGCTGGATGATCCCGCGCAGCGCGCCCCCGACCGCCCGCTGGCCGACTGGATCGAACAGCATCTGCTGGCCGTGGCCAACCAGCCCGAGGACGTGCGTCGCGCCGCCGTGGTGGCCGGCTGGCGGCAGCTGCCCGCCCGCGAGCGCCTGGTGTTCAACAAGCTGCTGACCGGCGCGCTGCGCGTGGGCGTATCGCAACGGCTGGTGCAGCAGGCCCTGGCCGAATGGTCGGGGCTGGACATCGCCCGCATCGCCCAGCGCATGCTCGGTGAGTGGGTGCCCTCGCCCGGCCTGCTGGCGCAGCTGCTGTCGCCGGAGGAGTTGCCGCTGGACCGCCAGCAGCCCTATCCGTTCTTCCTGGCGTCACCGCTGGAAGGCGAACCGGGCGAACGCCTGGGCGCGATCGAGGACTGGCTGCTGGAATGGAAGTGGGATGGCATCCGCCTGCAACTGCTGTGCCGGCAGGGCGAAGTGGCGCTGTGGTCGCGCGGCGAGGAGCGGCTGGATGGGCGCTTCCCCGAGATCGAACAGGCTGCAGCGGCGCTCCCCGATGGCTGCGTGATCGATGGCGAATTGCTGGCGTGGGATGAGGCCGACGATGCGCCGCGCGCATTCACCGCGCTGCAGACGCGCATCCAGCGCCGCAAGCCCGGTGCGGCAACGCTGCGTAACACGCCGGTGCGCGTGCTCGCCTACGACCTGCTGGAACGCGATGGCCAGGATCTGCGCGAACAGCCGCTGCGGCAGCGGCGCGCACAGTTGGCCGAACTGATCGGTGCACTCGGCGATACGCGCATCCAGCTGTCGCCCGACGTACACGCCGACGACTGGACGCACGCCGCGCAGCTGCGCGAAGCATCGCGCGAACGCGGTGTCGAAGGGCTGATGCTCAAGCGCCGTGATTCGATCTACCAGGCCGGGCGCCGCCGCGGCGACTGGTGGAAGTGGAAGGTCGAGCCGCTGACCATCGACGCCGTGCTGCTGTACGCGCAGGCCGGCCACGGGCGGCGCAGCACGCTGTACACCGATTACACCTTCGGCGTCTGGGACGGCGACACCCTGGTGCCGGTGGCCAAGGCTTACTCCGGGCTGGACGACAAGGAGATCCTGGCGCTGGACCGCTGGATCCGTGCCAATACCCGCGAACGCTTCGGCCCGGTGCGCAGCGTGCGCGGCGAGCAGGTGTTCGAGCTTGGCTTCGAGGCGGTCAACCGCAGCACGCGGCACAAGTCCGGCATTGCCGTGCGCTTCCCGCGCATCCTGCGCTGGCGCCACGACAAGCCGGCCAGCGAAGCGGACCAGCTGGCGACCCTGCAGGCACTGGCGCGATGA
- a CDS encoding acyl-CoA dehydrogenase family protein produces MNGPSFSSSAPFETHVVLNQPPPFAGRHLWTDDVALAEAVQREGGAAFAPRLGVYGALAGNQLYQLGFDANRDRPRLRTHDAQGHRIDTVEFHPAYHQLMHAAKQHGVAGLSWHEPQPGAHVARAALSYLHHQAEAGTSCPLTMTHAAVAVLQSQPHLAEWARKAASPVYDARDVPVADKAGITLGMGMTEKQGGSDVRANSTRAEPIDGERYRLVGHKWFFSAPMSDGFLVLAQAPGGLTCLLMPRRLADGDRNAFHLMRLKDKLGDWSNASSEVEFCGAQAWRVGEEGRGVATIIGMVMMTRLDCMLGAAAEMRMALAQALHHARHRRTFGKPLVEHALMGNVLADLALESEAATVLAMRIARAVDRAGSDPQEAALARLGTALGKYWVCKRAAAFVNEAQECLGGAGYVEESMLPRLYRQAPLNSIWEGSGNVQCLDVLRALGREPDAMRALRAELEVVADRDTGYAAALQRWASAPAPDESQARLFCERTVLLLQAALLLRARSPMAGVFVRSRLQGEHGLVFGTLPGGVDVGAMMARALPQ; encoded by the coding sequence ATGAACGGACCGAGCTTCAGCAGCAGCGCGCCCTTTGAAACCCATGTGGTGCTCAACCAGCCGCCGCCGTTTGCGGGCCGCCATCTATGGACCGACGACGTGGCCCTGGCCGAGGCGGTGCAGCGCGAAGGCGGTGCCGCGTTCGCGCCACGGCTGGGCGTGTATGGCGCGCTGGCGGGCAACCAGCTCTACCAGCTGGGCTTTGATGCCAACCGTGACCGGCCACGGCTGCGCACGCACGATGCGCAGGGCCATCGCATCGACACGGTGGAGTTCCACCCGGCGTACCACCAGCTGATGCACGCCGCCAAGCAGCATGGCGTGGCGGGACTGTCATGGCACGAGCCGCAGCCCGGCGCGCACGTCGCGCGGGCGGCGTTGAGCTACCTGCACCACCAGGCGGAAGCGGGCACCAGCTGCCCGCTGACCATGACCCATGCCGCGGTGGCAGTGCTGCAGTCGCAGCCGCACCTGGCCGAATGGGCGCGCAAGGCGGCCTCACCGGTCTACGACGCGCGCGACGTCCCGGTGGCCGACAAGGCCGGCATCACCCTGGGCATGGGCATGACCGAGAAACAGGGCGGCTCGGACGTGCGCGCCAACAGCACGCGCGCCGAGCCCATCGACGGTGAGCGCTATCGCCTGGTCGGCCACAAGTGGTTCTTCTCGGCGCCGATGTCCGATGGCTTCCTGGTGCTGGCGCAGGCGCCGGGTGGGCTGACCTGCCTGCTGATGCCGCGGCGGCTGGCTGATGGTGATCGCAACGCCTTCCACCTGATGCGGCTGAAGGACAAGCTGGGTGACTGGTCCAATGCGTCCAGCGAGGTGGAGTTCTGTGGCGCGCAGGCCTGGCGCGTGGGCGAGGAGGGCAGGGGCGTGGCCACCATCATCGGCATGGTGATGATGACCCGGCTGGACTGCATGCTGGGCGCAGCCGCGGAAATGCGCATGGCGCTGGCGCAGGCCCTGCACCATGCACGCCACCGGCGCACCTTCGGCAAGCCGCTGGTGGAGCACGCGCTGATGGGCAACGTACTGGCCGACCTGGCGCTGGAATCGGAGGCGGCCACGGTGCTGGCGATGCGTATCGCGCGCGCGGTCGATCGTGCCGGCAGCGATCCGCAGGAGGCCGCGCTGGCGCGGCTGGGCACGGCGCTGGGCAAATACTGGGTGTGCAAGCGCGCGGCTGCGTTCGTCAACGAGGCGCAGGAATGCCTGGGCGGTGCCGGCTATGTGGAAGAGTCGATGCTGCCGCGGCTGTACCGGCAGGCGCCGCTGAATTCGATCTGGGAAGGCAGCGGCAACGTGCAGTGCCTGGACGTGCTGCGCGCGCTGGGGCGCGAGCCGGACGCGATGCGGGCGCTGCGCGCGGAGCTGGAAGTGGTGGCTGATCGCGACACAGGTTATGCGGCCGCGCTGCAGCGCTGGGCGTCGGCACCGGCGCCGGATGAATCGCAGGCTCGGCTGTTCTGCGAGCGCACGGTGCTGCTGCTGCAGGCGGCGCTGCTGCTGCGGGCGCGCAGCCCGATGGCCGGGGTGTTCGTGCGCAGCCGGCTGCAGGGCGAGCATGGGTTGGTGTTCGGGACGCTGCCGGGCGGGGTGGATGTGGGCGCGATGATGGCGCGGGCATTGCCGCAGTAG